A stretch of the Leguminivora glycinivorella isolate SPB_JAAS2020 chromosome 2, LegGlyc_1.1, whole genome shotgun sequence genome encodes the following:
- the LOC125234224 gene encoding probable salivary secreted peptide, with translation MFVKCLILCAVIAVGASKTVIVGQIYEQGGVRKVYDKTVEASAIPLFVRDEEIKFEYPTADMKIKGVAIKDLENGNAQPSITSGGLGFNFVTIKLKSERGSGYRFLIEVFA, from the coding sequence ATGTTCGTCAAGTGCCTTATACTTTGTGCTGTGATCGCTGTTGGGGCGTCTAAAACAGTCATCGTGGGTCAAATATACGAACAAGGTGGAGTAAGAAAAGTCTACGACAAGACTGTTGAAGCTAGTGCCATTCCTCTTTTCGTAAGAGACGAAGAAATAAAATTCGAGTATCCAACGGCTGATATGAAAATCAAAGGGGTTGCTATCAAGGATTTGGAGAACGGGAACGCGCAGCCGTCTATCACGAGCGGAGGGCTTGGGTTCAACTTTGTGACCATTAAACTAAAGAGCGAGCGGGGATCAGGATATAGATTCTTGATTGAGGTCTTCGCGTGA